One Mycolicibacterium rufum genomic window, CGATTCATCGAGCGGGACGCTTCCTTGAAGCCTCGGAAGTCAGGTGAAAGTGTCCGAACAGGCAATGCTCCTACACCTACACCACCTCGACCGCCGCAGCGTGAAGTCAGTCGTCTCTGCCTCATGAGCAGCAACTTCGCGACGGCCTGTCGCGCATACGATCCGTCGATCGTGATCATCGGGGCCGGCTTCGCCGGGGTTGCGATGGCCCACCGGCTGAAGAAGGACGGGTTCACGAACTTCACGATCCTGGAAAAGGCTGCAGACATCGGGGGTGTTTGGCGTGACAACACCTATCCGGGAGCGGCCTGCGACGTGCCGTCAGCGTTGTACTCACTCTCGTACAAGCCCAATCCTCGTTGGTCACGGCGATATGCCGAGCAACCCGAGATACTCAAGTACCTCCAACAACTCGTGGAGAGTGGCGGACTGGCCGCGCATCTGCGTACCCAGACCGAAGTTGTCGCAATGACCTTCGATGACCAGCTAGGGCGTTGGACCCTGGTTACGAACTCGAACGAGACAATAACCTGCGATGTCGTCGTCTCGGCCGTGGGTCAGCTCTCCTTGCCCCACGTACCCGTTATTGCCGACGCAGACACCTTCCAGGGGCCGCGCTTTCATTCGGCGCGTTGGGACCGATCGGTTTCGCTTCGCGGCAAGCAAGTAGCCGTCATCGGCACAGGAGCTAGTGCCATCCAATTCGTGCCACACATCGCCCAGGAGGCGGAGCATGTCACGCTATATCAGCGCACGGCTCCGTGGATCTTGCCGAAGTGGGACAGCAGGTATGGAGTCCTTCACGACAGGGTGAGCGAGTTATTGCCGATGGCGCTGCGCCTCGAGCGTTTCGCGGTATGGCTAATTTTCGAGTTGCTCGCTGTGACGCTAGTCGACGCGAAGCCCCTCTCACGCGTCCTCGGTGCGATCGCGCGCCGCCACCTACATCGGCAGGTTGCTAGCCCATCTTTGCGCGAGCAATTGATGCCTTCGGACGCGCCAGGGTGCAAGCGAGTGCTGTTCTCGAATGATTACTATCCAGCAATCGCGAGTGATCGCGTGTCGTTGGTGCCGAAGGCTATCGCAGAGCTCTGCGACAACGGTGTCAAGACCGTGGATGGAGAGTTTCGTCCTGCAGATGTCGTGATCTACGGAACCGGGTTTCGCGCCACCGATTTTCTCGCCCCGATGTCCGTGCGCGGCTCTCGCGGAGTCTCCTTGGCCGAGGTGTGGAAGACCCAGGCGTACGCATATCTGGGCATCACTGTCCCCATGTTCCCGAACCTGTTCCTGCTTTATGGTCCCAACACGAATGTGGGCTCGGGGTCGATCCTCTACATGATCGAGTCACAAGTCCGTCACATCGCAACGCTCATCAAAGCCGTGGCTGCTCATCCGGGTCATGCGATCGATGTCAGGACGGAGAGCGCGCAACGCTACAACACGCGCTTGAGAAGGCGACTACGGAGGTCGGTGTGGGCGCTGTGTGCGAGCTGGTATCGAACCTCGAGCGGGGAAATCCCGACGAACTGGCCGGGGCCTACCTTGGTTTATCGACTCCTTACCCGGAAGCCGCACAGCGGCGATTACGTCTTGAGAAACGTCGGGCGTCTAAAGGTCGGAGACCCTGCAGAACCGAGCCTGGCCGACTAAGGGCACGAGACGCGCACTTAACGGCTAGGCCAATAATGTCTAGATATTGACATCAATGGCATCTTTGTAAAGACTGGTGGACGCCGTCAAAGCGGCCCAGCGTCCAGGAGGAACCATGACGAATCACCTTCTCGC contains:
- a CDS encoding flavin-containing monooxygenase; translation: MSSNFATACRAYDPSIVIIGAGFAGVAMAHRLKKDGFTNFTILEKAADIGGVWRDNTYPGAACDVPSALYSLSYKPNPRWSRRYAEQPEILKYLQQLVESGGLAAHLRTQTEVVAMTFDDQLGRWTLVTNSNETITCDVVVSAVGQLSLPHVPVIADADTFQGPRFHSARWDRSVSLRGKQVAVIGTGASAIQFVPHIAQEAEHVTLYQRTAPWILPKWDSRYGVLHDRVSELLPMALRLERFAVWLIFELLAVTLVDAKPLSRVLGAIARRHLHRQVASPSLREQLMPSDAPGCKRVLFSNDYYPAIASDRVSLVPKAIAELCDNGVKTVDGEFRPADVVIYGTGFRATDFLAPMSVRGSRGVSLAEVWKTQAYAYLGITVPMFPNLFLLYGPNTNVGSGSILYMIESQVRHIATLIKAVAAHPGHAIDVRTESAQRYNTRLRRRLRRSVWALCASWYRTSSGEIPTNWPGPTLVYRLLTRKPHSGDYVLRNVGRLKVGDPAEPSLAD